CTTCTAGAGATTGTATCTCTGCTATCCTCTTCTCGAAGTAGAAATAGTCTTGCTTAGCCCTAACACCCTTGTACAAGAGCCAAGAACCATCATCAACAACAACGCTTGCCATAACATTGATGCCAAGATCTATTGAGGCGACCCTATCACCTTTTGGAGAGGCTATCTGGATCGATTTCCTCTTACCCCTGACAATATGCCTGGCTTTATTGCCGTTTTTCGTTGTCTCTACACCGACCTCGACTGGTATGTGGGCGTACCACCTATTGACAGCCTCGTCATATATGATCTCTAATCTACCCTGCTTACCATACCACCTGATCTCCCCCACGAAATCGATCTCCATGCCGAGGTCCTTCAGGATCAGCTTCTTCCTCTCAACATCAACCACATATCGATCCTGCCTAATCACTATGATCTTCCTCCTCCCACCCTCCCTATCCTTCCAATACCCAGGCAGGCTGATCTTATTCATAAACGGTGGCAGCCTCCCCTCCTTCATAGCATTTAGCTCTGAGAAGAAGCTTGCCCAGGACTCGTTATTCTTCTGAATAACAGCCTGGGCATTAACACCGAGGATATCCCTATACCTCTCATAGTACCTCCTATATGTCCCCACGAAGTCTACCTGCTTTTTGCTGAAGAACTGCTGCCTCCTCTCATAGTTCACCTCATTATATAGCCTGGCACAGACATCAGCTAGCCACAGCAGCTTCCTATGCTGGTAACCATTTGGCAGTAGACAGACAACATTCATCCTTATATTGGAGAGGTGGGCCTCCGAGATGGTGGGTATTGCAGGGGATAATCGGCCCCCGCCCCTCATCCCAGTAGATTGACCCACAATCCCGGAAGCCCAGAGCATATACCGAAACAAAAACCTAAAAATCTAACCCCGCCTTCAAAGGCGAGGTTTGCCAACTATTTTATATCATGAACCCTATGAACTTTCCCCCTAAGCCTACTCGATATCGCATCAATCTCCTCTTCATTAATATCAATTGGAAACCCTCTGGAAACCCTCATACCAGATATTGCTGATGCTCTTAAAGCAGCGTTGAGTATACTATATCCCATAGCCATGGATCCCACTAGCGATGCTATAAATATATCGCCACATCCTGTAGGATCTCCCCTATCTGTCTCTATATATGGGGGAATATAGTACCACCCACCCCGACCTTCCTCCTCCATCTTAATTTTATATATATTTATATTGTTATTTATATGGATATATCCCCCACGAGATCCAAGTGTATATGCTGTTGCTAAAGCCCTCTCCACAATAGGGCGGATCTTCTTAAGATCCTCTACACCTCCAGTTGCAACATCTAGGATATCATCACTACTCAAGTGTATAGCTGAGACGGTAGGGATTTCATAGATATTTTTTAATATATTGTTTAGACTAATAACAACCCTCCGCCCCTCGATCTCTCTGGAGAGCCCTTGAAGATCTATGGCTATGTTTCCTAAACTAGCTATTCTTCTTATATCCTTTACTTCGACCTCCCTATATACCGGGGATATTAGGATCCATGAGTTTTTAACCAGAGGCTCTAGATCTAGTTTATCAAGCTCTATAGAGCATCCCAAATCTAGAATATCTGAATATCTTCTTCCATTGCCATCATATCTATGTCTAAATACATAT
This portion of the Sulfolobales archaeon genome encodes:
- a CDS encoding transposase, with translation MRGGGRLSPAIPTISEAHLSNIRMNVVCLLPNGYQHRKLLWLADVCARLYNEVNYERRQQFFSKKQVDFVGTYRRYYERYRDILGVNAQAVIQKNNESWASFFSELNAMKEGRLPPFMNKISLPGYWKDREGGRRKIIVIRQDRYVVDVERKKLILKDLGMEIDFVGEIRWYGKQGRLEIIYDEAVNRWYAHIPVEVGVETTKNGNKARHIVRGKRKSIQIASPKGDRVASIDLGINVMASVVVDDGSWLLYKGVRAKQDYFYFEKRIAEIQSLE